Within Actinobaculum sp. 313, the genomic segment AGCCGCATGGTGTGTTCTCTTCCTCGCGTTTGTCGAAGTGCTTGTCTGCCCATGTGATTGCCGATGGCTACGTGTGCGTGGTATCCGATTCCTCTGCCGGGGTGGCGGGGTTGTCGGTTTCGTTGGGTGTGTTGGAGTCGTCGGTTTCGTCAGGCTTTTCGATTTCGTCAGCTGCATCGGCTTCGTAGGGATCGTCCGGGCAGTTCGGTTCGTCCGCTGCCGGTGAGGGGATACTTGGCGGAAGTGTATGCCAGTAGGGTTGTTCTTTCACGAGGCAAGGATCAACCTCGAAACCGGGTTCCGGCTCGAAACAGAACCCGGCGGAACCGCCAGCACCGATAAGTTCTGGGTCTCCCTCATACGGGGTGATGGACCTCAGGGTGAAGGTGCCGACGCCGGGTTGGGTGATGGACTCCCCGACTTGAAGAGTCTGTCCGATACTGCCGATTTCCTTGCCTCCTCCGCCGACGTAAGCCTTCCTGATACCGTTTTCGATGCGAATACCGGAGACCGTGTAGTGGGGGCCTTCCAAGTCTGTACCGAGGTCGAGAACTGTCCCTTCGCTGATGCTGATGATGATGCCGTTAGTGCAGGCAGCTTTGTCAGCTGGGATCGTCATGCGGCTGACGGAGGGTAGGGGAACGCTAAGGTCTGCACCGCAGGCGGAAAGCACGAATAACGGTACTGCTGCCAGTACGGTGAGTTTGCGTGCCATCCTTCTTCTCCAGTCTGTGCTTCTCTGCATATCTGGTGCGTTCTTTCATGTAAGCAAGGCCGGGTTGATGGTGAATCCGGGTGCGGGCTTGAAGACAAAGGTAGCAATACCGCCGCCACCGGTGCGTCCGGGAGTGCGAACCTGAACGCGAATATGCACCAGCGTGAAGGTCCCAACTCCGGGATGGTTAACCGACTCGCCGGCCTGCAGGGTCCGTTTGATACGGCCGGTCCTGCCTCCGCCGCGTAGGTGTGCTTTCTGTACACCGTGCTCAATACGCACGCCGGACACCGTGTACCGTGGTCCGTCCGGGTCATCGCCGAGATGAAGAACAGTCATCTCCTGGGCAGGGATAAGAATGCCGCTGCTGTTGTGGTTCATGGGATGGTTCCTATGTCGACCTGACCGTAATACTGTGAGAACGTATCCCAGGACAAATGGAATGTGCCGTCCACAGGGTTGTCGCTAGGGGTGTCATTGTGGCCCCAGGGGTTGCGTAGTGTCACGCCAGACGCGTCGGCAGACACGACGGTGTAGGCATGTGAGCCGTTCAGAAAGATCTCTTGTTGGCTGCCATCCGGAAGTGACGCGGTGACGGTTGCATGGCCCTCGCTATCGAAGGTTCCGTCGGGTACCACGGTGGTCGAGGCGATGGCGGGCTGGTGGTTCCTACTGGCCTCGATGATCGCGGCGCGTTTCTCGGAGTCGTATTCTCTTCCCATGCCAAGGACTGATGTGGCCTCCAAGCCGGTGATGTCTTTGAAGACCTCCGTGCCGCTATTGCCACTGATACCGTCTGGGCCGCCCAGTGTGCCACCAGGATGGAGTTGACCGTAGGCGGACTCGAAAACAGAGACGACACTAGGGCCGTTACTCCCTTTCACGCCTCTGGTGTAAACATCGGTGACCAATACCTGTTGTTTAGCGTCGTCATCGGGATGGAGGGGATCGTCGTAGAGTGTAACCAGGTAGCCGTCCTGCTTTCCACTCGCGTCATAGTGCGGAGTAATGCAGGAGGCGAGCCACTCCTGCCCCTCCGGGTACTGCATCACCGATCCCAGACCAGCCAGGTAGGTACAGTCCCCGATGCCACGCTGGTTGATATCCTCTGGGGCCATGTCCTTCAGCTGGTTATTGATCCGCTCCATATCCCGCTCGGTCAGCGACCGTTGCGAGCCTATCTCAACACCGTCGTCGTTATAGTTGACCGGCTCGATATCCAGCGCATTGCGTAACTCGGCACCGCATTGGTCTGCCGCCTCCTCCAGCGAGGTGAGGTATCGGTTGTAGTCGTCGACGAGCAGGGCGACCTGCGGAGACAGTGCCATATAGGTGGCTGCCTCCTGCCAGGAGGCAACACCGGAGAGCTGTGCGTCCAACTTCTCCAGCTCGCCCTGTACATTGGCTGCCAATCGCTTGAACTCGGCAACAATGTATCCGTAGTTCTCTAACGAACTTGCCGCCTTATACAGCCCATCTTGCAGTCGCGTTACGGCTGACTTTTGTTCGGACATGGCAGATTGGAATGCATTGGCGGAGGCGCCCTGCCAATCGGGTACCGCGCGTTCGCTATGCCGCAGATCGCCATACGCTTCCTCCGCGTTCTCTCCGGCCGCTCGTACTTCCCGGGCGTAACGGGCTACCTCGGCCGGATCGCCGGGCACATCCCCGATCAAGTTATTGAAATACGACATAGTCCACCCCTAGTGGGCGCGGTGATCATTGCCGGTAAAGATCTGCGACCAGACCGACGTCCCGGTGACTTCGCCGCCGAGGAGTAGCGCCATGGCCTGCCACGAGGCCCCCGAATCCGACTGGGCCCAATCATGCGCGACATCGTCATCCGTCTGGCCGACAAACTTGGCCGTGTAATCAACCGCGTCGGCCGTATCCTCACACCAGGAGATTGCGCGCGAACGCCGTTCCGTGTGAGCAAGGCCGAAGGTAATCGCCGAATCGAACAGGCTCGGGAAACCTAAACCAACATCAGGCACGTACGGGAAGGTTTCGAGGTGGAGATTGTCCGCGATCTTCAGTAGCCGCTTACGCAGATCCGCCATCTGATCCACATCAAGCCTGATATCACCCATACGATGCTCCTGTACGAGGCATGGAAGAAATGGAAATTTCGCTGTGGATTAAAGGCTAACAGGATGAAGGTGGCTGGCGCTAGGACACGGAGAGCGCCAGCACCCGAACTCCAACGGCGGCGGGTGGCTGCGAGCCCGCAACGAACTGTCGCCCGAATCACGTTTGCGCAGGTGAGAGGTCCGAGGTGGAGGGTTGCTGCACTCTGATACCCGCCGCTGGGGGCGACGGCAAAGCTGAAATATGTGCTTGGTCACATGGCTATTACTGGGGCGGCGACTAACCGTCGCCCGTCGCGGTTCCGCTGCGCAAGGCCGCAGAGGCAGTCGGGGTGGACTGCTAACCCTCGCTTGCGGGCGCTCCGCCATCGCGCCCTAAGGTCACCAGATGTGGATTGCGTTCCATTGCCCGTAGCCCGAACCAGACGAGATTCGTCACATGAGCGGCCGTCTCCTCCTTGGAAAGCAACCGATCATCGGCCCACCATTGCCCGATCCGCCCGATTGCCCCCGCCAGCAGCTGACCGTAAATCGGGGCGGTTTTCGGATCAAGCCCCTGCCTCTCCAACAAAGGAGCCAGCAAGTCCGCCACTTGCTCTGCGACGTCGGCAATCACCGTGGAGAATGTGCCGGATGTAACGGCGGAAGGGGACTGATGCGACAGTAGGCGGAAACCGTCGGCGCTGTCCTCAATGTAGTCGAGAAGGGAGAGCACGATGCCCTCCAGCATCGCCCGCGGGGGTAATTCGGGGCGCATTTGTGCCGCGAGCATGTCGGTGAGAGTGGTCAATTCGCGGTCCACAATGACCTGGTAGAGGCCTTCCTTTCCGCCAAAATGCTCATAAATCACGGGTTTTGACACCTCGGCGGCGGAGGCGATTTCCTCGATGGATACAGCGTCGTATCCGCGTGCTCCAAAGAGTTCCCTTGCCACGCGAATCAACTGTTCGCGCCGCTCGGCGCGCGTCATGCGCACGCGCTTAGGAGTTGGCAGGTGCGGAGCCGGTAGAGAATCACTCATGGCTTCCATTATGACAGGAGGCGAATCCCCCGCTAGAATCATCATGGTCTGAATTCCGCCTTGGTGTAATGGCAGCACAGAGGTCTTTGGAACCTTTAGTCCAGGTTCGAGTCCTGGAGGCGGAGCTGGCGTGGCATCTGCAAAGTGCCGCGCGGCTCGGCACATGAGTGCCGAGGGGCCCGTCCCAGTCACCCAGATAGGGGGTTGCCGTGAGCGTGTCGCATCCGGCCGCGGTTATCATCCTCGCAGCGGGGCAGGGTACCCGTATGAAGTCCGCCACTCCGAAAGTCTTGCATACCATGTGCGGGCGGTCATTGCTCGGCCATGCCATTGCGGCGGCGCGTGGCCTGGAACCTGAGCATCTTGTTGTCGTGGTGCGCCACGAGGGTGAGATCGTCGCGGCGCACGCCCAGCAGTGCGACGCCGCCGCGGCAATTGCATGGCAAGACGAGATCAAGGGCACAGGCCGCGCGGTGTGGTGCGGTCTGCAGGCGTTGCCAGAAAGTCTTGACGGCGCAGTCGTCGTGATGGCCGGTGATACGCCTCTCCTCGATACTCCAACGCTTTCGAGGCTGGTAGAGAACCACGCGGCAAATGCCGTGACGATTCTGACAACCCTGGTTCCCGACGCCACCGGATACGGTCGAATTCTGCGTGATGACGCAGGGCAGGTTCGTGGTGTGGTTGAACACCGCGACGCTACCGACGAGCAGAGGGCCATTCGGGAAATCAACACGTCGACATACACATTCGATTTGGCCTTCCTGCGCGGCGCTCTCGGCAATCTCGGTACCGCCAACGCGCAGGGTGAAATGTACCTCACCGACGTGGTATCTGCAGCCTACGGTGCCGACGCCGGCGTCGGAGATCTGGTTCTCGATGACTCCTGGCTGGTGGAAGGCTGTAATGATCTGGCGCAATTGGCCACCCTGCGCGCGCAGATGAATCGCCGCCTTCTAGAAAAATGGATGCGATCCGGGGTGTCGATTATTGATCCGGCGACGACGTCGATCGATGTGGGTGTGCGCCTGGAACCGGATTGTCGGGTGGAACCGGGGACCCTGCTCCGTGGAAAGACGGTCGTGGCGACCGGCGCAATCGTTGGACCGGGCGAATTCGAGAACGCATTCGTGGGTGAGAACGCCGTCGCCCGGCACGTCGTCGTTCACGACGCATCCATATCGGCAGGCGCTCGGCTCTTGCCCTACACCGCCGTGTCAGCAGAAACAGAATCCGCTGACGGTACTGACCCGAAACGACTACCGGCCAACTGAGTGATACAGGGGATCCATCATGACGGGAATGCAGGTCAGCAACGATAAACGCCTCGTGCTGGTAAGCGGCAGAGCGCATCCGGCACTTGCCAAACATGTGGCAGAGGAACTGGGGATCGACCTGCTTCCCACCACGATCTACGATTTCGCGAACTCAGAGATATATGTCCGCTTCGAAGAATCGGTACGTGGAGCGGACGTCTTCATCCTTCAGTCGCATCCCGACCCGATCAATAAGTGGCTGATGGAGCAACTGATCATGGTCGACGCCGCCAAGCGTGCGTCTGCGAAGCGCATTACCGCGGTGGCTCCCTGTTACCCCTATGCACGCCAGGATAAGAAGCACCGTGGCCGCGAACCCGTCTCCGCCCGCCTGGTGGCGGACCTTCTGAAAACCGCCGGAGCCGACCGCATCATGAGCGTCGATCTGCATGCCGCCCAGTCGCAGGGCTTCTTCGACGGCCCGGTGGATCATTTGTGGGCCATGCCCACGCTGGTGGAATATGTGCGCACACGCATCGACACCGAGAACGCTGTAGTGGTGTCCCCGGACGCCGGGCGTATCAAGGTGGCGGAACAGTGGGGCAACCGGCTGGGAGGCGTTCCGCTCGCTTTCGTGCATAAGACTCGCGACATCAACAACCCGAATAAGGCGACGGCGAATCGTGTTGTAGGTGATGTCATCGGACGCACCGCGGTGATTGTGGATGACCTCATCGACACGGCCGGAACGATATGCGGTGCGGTGCGTGTGGTGTTGGAAGCCGGAGCAAAGGACGTCATCGTCGCCGCTACGCACGGCGTGCTCTCCGATCCGGCGGTTGCCCGGCTGCAGGAATCGGGCCTGCGTGAGCTGGTCATTACCGACACATTGCCCATCCCGCCGGATAAGCGTTTCCCGCAACTGACCGTACTGCCGATTGCTCCCATCCTGGCTCGCGCCATCGACGAGGTGTTCGAGGATGGCTCGGTAACAAGCCTGTTCGACGGCGCC encodes:
- a CDS encoding ribose-phosphate diphosphokinase, which encodes MTGMQVSNDKRLVLVSGRAHPALAKHVAEELGIDLLPTTIYDFANSEIYVRFEESVRGADVFILQSHPDPINKWLMEQLIMVDAAKRASAKRITAVAPCYPYARQDKKHRGREPVSARLVADLLKTAGADRIMSVDLHAAQSQGFFDGPVDHLWAMPTLVEYVRTRIDTENAVVVSPDAGRIKVAEQWGNRLGGVPLAFVHKTRDINNPNKATANRVVGDVIGRTAVIVDDLIDTAGTICGAVRVVLEAGAKDVIVAATHGVLSDPAVARLQESGLRELVITDTLPIPPDKRFPQLTVLPIAPILARAIDEVFEDGSVTSLFDGAY
- a CDS encoding TetR/AcrR family transcriptional regulator, with amino-acid sequence MSDSLPAPHLPTPKRVRMTRAERREQLIRVARELFGARGYDAVSIEEIASAAEVSKPVIYEHFGGKEGLYQVIVDRELTTLTDMLAAQMRPELPPRAMLEGIVLSLLDYIEDSADGFRLLSHQSPSAVTSGTFSTVIADVAEQVADLLAPLLERQGLDPKTAPIYGQLLAGAIGRIGQWWADDRLLSKEETAAHVTNLVWFGLRAMERNPHLVTLGRDGGAPASEG
- a CDS encoding WXG100 family type VII secretion target; the encoded protein is MSYFNNLIGDVPGDPAEVARYAREVRAAGENAEEAYGDLRHSERAVPDWQGASANAFQSAMSEQKSAVTRLQDGLYKAASSLENYGYIVAEFKRLAANVQGELEKLDAQLSGVASWQEAATYMALSPQVALLVDDYNRYLTSLEEAADQCGAELRNALDIEPVNYNDDGVEIGSQRSLTERDMERINNQLKDMAPEDINQRGIGDCTYLAGLGSVMQYPEGQEWLASCITPHYDASGKQDGYLVTLYDDPLHPDDDAKQQVLVTDVYTRGVKGSNGPSVVSVFESAYGQLHPGGTLGGPDGISGNSGTEVFKDITGLEATSVLGMGREYDSEKRAAIIEASRNHQPAIASTTVVPDGTFDSEGHATVTASLPDGSQQEIFLNGSHAYTVVSADASGVTLRNPWGHNDTPSDNPVDGTFHLSWDTFSQYYGQVDIGTIP
- a CDS encoding NTP transferase domain-containing protein; this translates as MSVSHPAAVIILAAGQGTRMKSATPKVLHTMCGRSLLGHAIAAARGLEPEHLVVVVRHEGEIVAAHAQQCDAAAAIAWQDEIKGTGRAVWCGLQALPESLDGAVVVMAGDTPLLDTPTLSRLVENHAANAVTILTTLVPDATGYGRILRDDAGQVRGVVEHRDATDEQRAIREINTSTYTFDLAFLRGALGNLGTANAQGEMYLTDVVSAAYGADAGVGDLVLDDSWLVEGCNDLAQLATLRAQMNRRLLEKWMRSGVSIIDPATTSIDVGVRLEPDCRVEPGTLLRGKTVVATGAIVGPGEFENAFVGENAVARHVVVHDASISAGARLLPYTAVSAETESADGTDPKRLPAN